The following proteins are encoded in a genomic region of Hymenobacter siberiensis:
- the icd gene encoding NADP-dependent isocitrate dehydrogenase — MAEQKITIKNGKLTVPDKPTIPFIEGDGIGPDIWRASKLVFDAAVEKAYGGKKQLMWKEVLAGEKAYKATTNWLPTETLDAFREYLVGIKGPLTTPVGGGIRSLNVALRQELDLYACVRPVRYYDGVPSPVKHPELTDMVIFRENTEDIYAGIEYMNGTPQAQKMLEFLQDEMGVKKIRFPESSSFGIKPVSKEGTERLVRAAIKYALEHKKPSVTIVHKGNIMKFTEGAFKTWGYELAEKEFGAKVFTWAQYDKIVAKQGVAVADALQKQAVDQGKLIIKDSIADAFLQQILLRPSEYSVVATLNLNGDYISDALAAIVGGIGIAPGANINYSTGHAIFEATHGTAPKYANLDKVNPGSVILSGVMMLEYMGWKEAAALINKGLEAAIASKRVTYDFERQMEGATLLKTSEFGQEIIKNM, encoded by the coding sequence ATGGCAGAGCAAAAAATCACCATTAAAAACGGCAAGCTGACCGTTCCGGACAAACCCACTATTCCCTTCATTGAGGGCGACGGTATCGGGCCGGATATCTGGCGCGCCTCCAAACTGGTGTTCGACGCCGCAGTGGAGAAAGCCTACGGTGGCAAAAAGCAGCTGATGTGGAAGGAAGTGCTGGCCGGCGAAAAAGCCTATAAAGCCACCACCAACTGGCTGCCCACCGAAACCCTCGACGCATTCCGCGAATACCTCGTGGGCATCAAAGGCCCCCTGACTACGCCCGTGGGCGGCGGTATCCGCTCGCTGAACGTGGCCCTGCGCCAGGAGCTGGACCTGTACGCCTGCGTGCGCCCCGTGCGCTACTACGACGGCGTGCCCTCGCCGGTGAAGCACCCGGAGCTGACCGACATGGTCATCTTCCGTGAGAACACGGAGGACATCTACGCCGGCATCGAGTACATGAACGGTACGCCCCAGGCCCAGAAAATGCTCGAATTCCTACAGGACGAGATGGGTGTGAAGAAAATCCGCTTCCCCGAGTCGTCCTCGTTCGGCATTAAGCCCGTGAGCAAGGAAGGCACCGAGCGCCTCGTGCGCGCCGCCATCAAGTACGCGCTGGAGCACAAGAAACCCTCGGTGACCATCGTGCACAAGGGCAACATCATGAAGTTCACCGAAGGCGCGTTCAAAACCTGGGGCTACGAGCTGGCCGAGAAGGAGTTTGGCGCGAAGGTGTTCACCTGGGCCCAGTACGATAAAATCGTGGCCAAGCAGGGCGTGGCCGTGGCCGACGCGCTGCAAAAGCAGGCCGTGGACCAGGGCAAGCTCATCATCAAGGACAGCATCGCCGATGCTTTCCTGCAACAGATTCTGCTGCGCCCCTCGGAGTACTCGGTGGTGGCCACCCTGAACCTGAACGGCGATTACATCTCCGATGCGCTGGCGGCCATCGTGGGCGGCATCGGCATCGCGCCGGGCGCCAACATCAACTACAGCACCGGCCACGCCATCTTTGAAGCCACCCACGGCACGGCCCCCAAATACGCCAACCTCGACAAGGTGAACCCCGGCTCGGTTATCCTATCCGGCGTGATGATGTTGGAATACATGGGCTGGAAAGAGGCCGCTGCCCTCATCAACAAAGGCCTCGAAGCCGCCATCGCCAGCAAGCGCGTAACCTACGACTTCGAACGTCAGATGGAAGGTGCCACCCTCCTCAAAACGAGCGAATTCGGCCAGGAGATTATCAAGAATATGTAG
- a CDS encoding IS3 family transposase: MIIKAFCFATTLLRDRPATAPKEVWSTDITYVPMAKGFLYLAAVLDWHSRYVLSWQLSNSLDVGFCLQALADALRHAPAPYIFNSDQGSRFTSLAYEQALLDAGCRISRDGRGRATDNAFIKRLWRTVKWEHIYLIPADDGQHLHQQLTAYFAYYNHRRPHQSLGGQTPAHVYQTNTTFNHNNIT, from the coding sequence TTGATTATCAAGGCTTTTTGCTTCGCAACAACTCTACTGCGGGACCGCCCGGCCACCGCCCCGAAGGAGGTATGGAGTACCGACATCACGTACGTGCCCATGGCCAAGGGCTTTCTCTATCTGGCCGCCGTGCTCGACTGGCACTCGCGCTACGTGCTCAGCTGGCAGCTCTCCAACTCGCTCGACGTGGGCTTTTGCCTGCAAGCCCTGGCCGATGCGTTGCGCCATGCTCCGGCTCCCTACATCTTCAACTCCGACCAGGGCAGCCGGTTCACCAGCCTCGCCTACGAACAAGCTTTGCTGGACGCCGGCTGCCGCATCAGCCGCGACGGCCGCGGCCGCGCCACCGACAATGCCTTCATCAAACGCCTCTGGCGCACGGTCAAATGGGAACATATCTATCTTATCCCGGCCGATGACGGCCAGCACCTGCACCAGCAATTAACCGCGTACTTTGCCTACTACAATCATCGCCGACCCCATCAAAGTCTCGGGGGCCAAACGCCCGCCCACGTCTACCAAACCAACACAACATTCAATCATAACAATATTACTTAA
- a CDS encoding IS3 family transposase, with product MSSAQQRVLVQASDPAGSSVAARCQALGLARSSFYYQPCGESAYNLELMRLLDEEFTDHNFKGVLGLRDHLRLAGHAVNAKRVRRLVRLMGHEPIYPKPRLSIPGQGVTPYQYLLDLLRNVCAQNQPITGMKSR from the coding sequence ATGAGCTCGGCCCAACAACGGGTCCTGGTTCAGGCCTCGGACCCGGCCGGTAGCTCGGTCGCCGCTCGCTGCCAGGCCCTAGGCCTGGCCCGCAGCAGCTTCTACTACCAGCCCTGCGGAGAAAGTGCCTACAACCTGGAGCTCATGCGCCTGCTCGATGAGGAGTTTACCGACCACAACTTCAAAGGAGTGCTCGGCCTGCGCGACCACCTGCGCCTGGCCGGCCACGCCGTCAATGCCAAGCGCGTGCGCCGCCTCGTGCGCCTGATGGGCCACGAGCCGATTTATCCCAAACCGCGCTTGTCCATTCCTGGTCAAGGTGTTACGCCCTACCAGTACCTACTAGACTTGTTGCGTAATGTTTGTGCTCAAAATCAGCCTATTACAGGCATGAAATCGCGCTAA
- a CDS encoding transposase yields MTPKRTRRRYTAEFKAEVALAALTERQPLAELAAHSQLATAQITRWKLQLREQATQVFTEAPAAGTPLPDVEPLYAAIGRLQMENALLKKTLPR; encoded by the coding sequence ATGACCCCAAAACGCACCCGCCGTCGCTATACGGCCGAGTTCAAAGCGGAGGTGGCGCTAGCCGCCCTCACCGAGCGCCAGCCATTGGCCGAGCTGGCCGCTCACTCCCAATTGGCTACCGCTCAAATCACCCGTTGGAAGCTGCAACTGCGTGAGCAGGCCACCCAGGTTTTCACCGAAGCGCCTGCGGCCGGCACGCCCTTACCCGACGTCGAGCCCCTCTACGCGGCCATCGGTCGGTTGCAAATGGAAAACGCGCTGCTAAAAAAAACGCTACCCCGATGA
- a CDS encoding FAD-dependent oxidoreductase: MNYGCAPTKALLASAQRAHLVRTAGALGIEAPEPVVNFGAVIERMHTLRQKSRDSLHRKITEVHDGITLIRGRAQFTAPHSLQVALVGGGEQHLTAPLIFINTGTCAAVPDIEGLADSGYLTSDSLLLNMTEQPEHLIILGGSYIGVEFSQIFCRLGTRVTIIDKEPRLMSREDPDVSHPLEELLTEAGVELVLNANTRRVSRGANGTLTVTMDTPDGERRLRGSHLLVAVGRTPNTRNLGLEHTGITLDADGYIEVNEHLQTGTRGVYALGDVKGGPQFTHISYDDYRIVRDALLHNSQRTTADRPMPYVVFTEPQLGRIGISKNQAKEKGIPYRVSRLPASTIGRAVQTGETEGFVEVLVGDDDRLLGAAVFCEQGGEIMTMFQLAMAGGLRYQELENMIIAHPVWGEVLNNAFQRLKLGSSWRRWREFIVPVMMRVFNSPGRTVLPASIGAAGGGSASRHGWSRVTLR, from the coding sequence ATCAACTACGGCTGCGCGCCCACCAAGGCACTGCTGGCCTCGGCGCAACGGGCGCACCTCGTGCGCACGGCGGGCGCGCTGGGCATTGAAGCCCCCGAGCCGGTGGTGAACTTCGGGGCCGTGATTGAGCGGATGCACACACTACGCCAAAAGTCCCGCGACAGCCTGCACCGCAAGATTACGGAGGTTCACGACGGTATCACGCTCATTCGGGGGCGGGCGCAGTTCACGGCTCCGCACTCGCTGCAAGTGGCCCTGGTAGGCGGCGGCGAGCAACACCTCACGGCCCCGCTCATCTTCATCAACACTGGCACCTGCGCTGCCGTGCCCGACATTGAGGGCCTGGCCGACAGCGGCTACCTCACCAGCGACTCCCTTTTGCTGAACATGACGGAGCAGCCCGAGCACCTAATCATTCTGGGCGGTAGCTACATCGGGGTCGAGTTCAGCCAGATATTTTGCCGGCTGGGCACCCGCGTCACCATCATCGACAAGGAGCCGCGCCTGATGTCGCGCGAAGACCCCGACGTGAGCCACCCGCTCGAGGAATTGCTGACCGAAGCCGGTGTAGAACTGGTGCTGAATGCTAACACCCGCCGCGTATCGCGCGGGGCCAACGGCACCCTCACCGTGACGATGGACACGCCCGATGGGGAGCGTCGCCTGCGCGGCAGCCACCTGTTGGTGGCCGTGGGCCGCACGCCCAACACCCGCAACCTCGGCCTGGAGCACACCGGCATCACCCTCGACGCAGACGGCTACATTGAAGTGAACGAGCACCTGCAAACCGGCACGCGCGGCGTGTACGCGCTGGGCGACGTGAAGGGCGGCCCGCAATTCACCCACATCAGCTACGACGACTACCGCATTGTGCGCGACGCCCTGCTGCACAACAGCCAGCGCACCACTGCCGACCGGCCCATGCCCTATGTGGTATTTACGGAGCCGCAGCTGGGCCGCATCGGCATCTCGAAGAACCAAGCGAAGGAGAAAGGCATCCCCTACCGCGTGAGTCGGCTACCGGCCAGCACTATCGGAAGGGCCGTGCAGACGGGCGAAACCGAGGGCTTCGTGGAGGTGCTGGTGGGCGACGACGACCGGCTGCTGGGTGCGGCCGTGTTCTGCGAACAGGGCGGCGAAATCATGACCATGTTCCAGCTGGCCATGGCGGGCGGGCTGCGCTACCAGGAATTAGAGAATATGATTATTGCCCACCCCGTGTGGGGTGAGGTGCTGAATAATGCTTTTCAGCGGCTGAAACTGGGGAGTAGCTGGCGGCGCTGGCGCGAGTTTATCGTGCCGGTTATGATGCGAGTTTTCAACTCGCCCGGTAGAACGGTGCTACCGGCTTCTATCGGCGCGGCCGGGGGAGGCTCAGCCTCCCGGCATGGTTGGTCACGAGTTACGCTGCGCTAA
- the sucD gene encoding succinate--CoA ligase subunit alpha, giving the protein MSVLVNKDSKVIVQGFTGSEGSFHAQQMMDYGTNVVGGVTPGKGGSEHLGRPVFNTVAEAVEKAGADTTIIFVPPAFAADAIMEAADAGIKVIITITEGIPTKDMIAVKQYLSERPTVTMIGPNCPGVMTAGECKVGIMPGFIFTKGKIGIVSKSGTLTYEAVDQLTKAGLGQTTAIGIGGDPIIGTTTKQAVEMLMNDPETEGIVMIGEIGGGMEAEAARWIKATGNKKPVVGFIAGQTAPPGRRMGHAGAIVGGADDTAAAKMAIMRECGIHVVDSPAEIGDTMLRVLGGK; this is encoded by the coding sequence ATGGACTACGGCACCAACGTGGTGGGCGGCGTGACGCCCGGCAAAGGTGGCTCCGAGCACCTGGGCCGTCCCGTGTTCAACACCGTAGCCGAGGCCGTGGAAAAGGCCGGTGCCGACACCACCATCATTTTCGTGCCCCCGGCTTTCGCCGCCGACGCCATTATGGAAGCCGCCGATGCCGGCATCAAGGTGATTATCACCATCACCGAAGGCATCCCGACCAAGGACATGATTGCCGTGAAGCAGTACCTCTCGGAGCGCCCCACAGTGACGATGATTGGGCCAAACTGCCCCGGTGTGATGACCGCCGGCGAGTGCAAAGTGGGCATCATGCCCGGTTTTATCTTCACCAAAGGCAAAATCGGTATCGTTTCGAAGTCGGGCACGCTGACCTACGAAGCTGTTGACCAGCTCACCAAAGCCGGCCTGGGCCAGACCACGGCCATTGGCATCGGCGGCGACCCCATCATCGGCACCACCACCAAGCAGGCGGTAGAAATGCTGATGAACGACCCCGAAACCGAAGGCATCGTGATGATTGGCGAAATCGGCGGCGGCATGGAAGCCGAAGCCGCTCGTTGGATTAAAGCAACCGGCAACAAGAAGCCCGTCGTGGGCTTCATCGCCGGCCAAACGGCCCCTCCCGGCCGCCGCATGGGCCACGCCGGTGCCATCGTAGGCGGCGCCGACGATACGGCCGCTGCTAAAATGGCCATCATGCGCGAGTGCGGCATCCACGTAGTGGATTCGCCCGCTGAGATTGGCGATACCATGCTGCGCGTACTGGGCGGCAAGTAA